A region of the Epinephelus moara isolate mb chromosome 23, YSFRI_EMoa_1.0, whole genome shotgun sequence genome:
ttggtggaagagtgtagcatgggccaaggaagGATCCGAATGAAAGGACAGATGCATAAATTATTTGTGACTATCGTTACCATTGCAAGATATTGCATCTGgccttggcagaggtctgcactctccAAGTGCCCTCCTAGTTTCTCTTGAGATTAAAAGAAAGAACCAAACTTTTTATACCCAAGGTCAAACACAAGATCATGCTGATGTGTTTCTTTAACTGCTTGTGCAGAATTACCTAATCTTATGCTATTTTTCTCTTCATGCTACCATCATTTAGGTGTTGACCATGCCCAGATGACCTATGAAGGTGTACACTGGCATGCCTCAGACCAGTGCTTCTGTTGTGCCCAGTGCAAGACATCCTTGCTGGGTTGTCCCTTCCTACCAAAGCAGGGTCGCATCTATTGCTCAAAGGCCTGCAGCCAGGGGGAAGACATTCATGCCTCCGACTCGTCTGACTCTGCCTTCCAGTCTGCCCGCTCACGTGAGTCACGTCGCAGTGTGCGCATGGGGAAGAGCAGCAGGCCTGCTGAACAGTGGAGACAGTCGCAGCTGTTTAACCCTCCTGCTGTCGTACCCCCGTTTGAGTACAGAGATGGAGAGGGTGATGGAGATGCTGATTGCGACATTGGTATCATTGGGCGTAAGCTGGCCCGTCAAGGCCTGGAGGACGAGAGGTTCTGGCGGGAGCGGGAGGAGCAGGATGCTGGTGGAGAGGAGGATCCAGAGGAATGGGCCCAGCATGAGGACTATATGACTCAGCTCCTTCTCAAGTTTGGGGACCGCGGAATGCTACATCAACTTCAGCAGCCATCCCTTCAATCTCCCAGCCCCAGCAGTGATAGAAACAGGTTAATAAGTGTCTCTGACCCCTGGCTAAAGCCTGATACTGCATCTATGGGGGTTACTGCGTCCTCACCCACCCCTGCCAGTCCCACTCAGAGCCAGACTTCTAATCAATCCCGAGCCAACAGCCTTAGCCCTGGACTGATGAGCAAGAAGAACCTGCCTGAAATGTACTGGGCTCAGTCACAGGATGGGTTGGGAGACTCAGCCTATGGAAGTCACCCAGGTCCTGCTAGTGCCAGAAAGATCCAAGAGCTGGAGCTGGACCAGGATCAGGACCAATCTGAGACAGGAAGACGGGCCTTCTGGCCAGACACCAGGCAGTGGTATGAAGATTCCCTCGAGTGTATCGCTGATGAGCTGAGGAAAGCTGAGCAGGGTGCTGGAGATTCCATGGACTCCCTGGCGCTCTCGAATATAACTGGTAAGGAGACCGCTGTTTGCTTGTGTGCAATGGAAAAACTGTGCTTTCTCTTTATATGAATAGATGTTCAAAACACGTCTTTTCTGCTTGCTCTTTTTAGGTGCATCAGTGGATGGAGACGGCAGGGATAGACCTATAGTCTACACCCTTGCCATTCAGGGTCCCTCAGTGGCAGATGACTGTGAGAAAATGAGCAACATGGGAACGTTTAattcatctcatcttcaccacagTGCCAACTCTCTCAACCTTAACATAGAGAAGGGAGATGATGAGGAGGTAGCATTGGCAATGAGGGGAGGACCCCCAGGAGGACTTCTGTCATTGTCCCCACGTTCAGAAgacctccctccttcctttgtCCATGCTCCAGCTCTGAGGAGGAGCAAGTCCCAGTCCAGGCCTCCTCAGATGGTCAAGTTCTCAGAAGACACTGTGGACAATGGATATAATGACGGGTTTGATGTCAATATTAGAAAGCATCCCATGAGTGAGAAGCCACAACGGAGGGTGTATTGCCCAGATGAGATGGGCCGAGAAAGAAGCCGCCCATCAAGCCACCATGGGCGCAGCAGGCAGCACCACCACCGGCAAGGCCGGCACCATAGGAGCCGCAAAACTCGCTCGGACAACAACCTTCACATGGTGCCTTTGGAGAAAGCACAGAGGCCGTATGAGCCCCAGCA
Encoded here:
- the prickle1b gene encoding prickle-like protein 1b isoform X2, translating into MNLERSERGERPSPRGPEMEPRAGGKMGKISVGFQRSSTSDDDSGCALEEYAWVPPGLRPEQVQMYFSCLPEEKVPYVNSPGEKHRIRQLLYQLPPHDNEVRYCHSLTEEEKREIHMFSAQRKREALGRGTPKILPRALHHTRCENCTGGISGGEMAIFASRAGPGPCWHPACFVCATCQELLVDLIYFYYNGKIFCGRHHAELLKPRCSSCDEIIFADECTEAEGRHWHMKHFACFECETMLGGQRYIMKDGRPYCTGCFESLYAEYCEACGENIGVDHAQMTYEGVHWHASDQCFCCAQCKTSLLGCPFLPKQGRIYCSKACSQGEDIHASDSSDSAFQSARSRESRRSVRMGKSSRPAEQWRQSQLFNPPAVVPPFEYRDGEGDGDADCDIGIIGRKLARQGLEDERFWREREEQDAGGEEDPEEWAQHEDYMTQLLLKFGDRGMLHQLQQPSLQSPSPSSDRNRLISVSDPWLKPDTASMGVTASSPTPASPTQSQTSNQSRANSLSPGLMSKKNLPEMYWAQSQDGLGDSAYGSHPGPASARKIQELELDQDQDQSETGRRAFWPDTRQWYEDSLECIADELRKAEQGAGDSMDSLALSNITGASVDGDGRDRPIVYTLAIQGPSVADDCEKMSNMGTFNSSHLHHSANSLNLNIEKGDDEEVALAMRGGPPGGLLSLSPRSEDLPPSFVHAPALRRSKSQSRPPQMVKFSEDTVDNGYNDGFDVNIRKHPMSEKPQRRVYCPDEMGRERSRPSSHHGRSRQHHHRQGRHHRSRKTRSDNNLHMVPLEKAQRPYEPQQQGLVNPPCGAMLLQHPAHRLPLAYSQTRSDYLLQGSAQGDPRVEHFMGLYRDEDDFCSTCSSSSSDSEEEGYFLGQPIPKPRVAGRYYAEDYPTRVTALSPQSLGSQTGRRKSHRSKNCIIS
- the prickle1b gene encoding prickle-like protein 1b isoform X1 produces the protein MLFLERLCVMNLERSERGERPSPRGPEMEPRAGGKMGKISVGFQRSSTSDDDSGCALEEYAWVPPGLRPEQVQMYFSCLPEEKVPYVNSPGEKHRIRQLLYQLPPHDNEVRYCHSLTEEEKREIHMFSAQRKREALGRGTPKILPRALHHTRCENCTGGISGGEMAIFASRAGPGPCWHPACFVCATCQELLVDLIYFYYNGKIFCGRHHAELLKPRCSSCDEIIFADECTEAEGRHWHMKHFACFECETMLGGQRYIMKDGRPYCTGCFESLYAEYCEACGENIGVDHAQMTYEGVHWHASDQCFCCAQCKTSLLGCPFLPKQGRIYCSKACSQGEDIHASDSSDSAFQSARSRESRRSVRMGKSSRPAEQWRQSQLFNPPAVVPPFEYRDGEGDGDADCDIGIIGRKLARQGLEDERFWREREEQDAGGEEDPEEWAQHEDYMTQLLLKFGDRGMLHQLQQPSLQSPSPSSDRNRLISVSDPWLKPDTASMGVTASSPTPASPTQSQTSNQSRANSLSPGLMSKKNLPEMYWAQSQDGLGDSAYGSHPGPASARKIQELELDQDQDQSETGRRAFWPDTRQWYEDSLECIADELRKAEQGAGDSMDSLALSNITGASVDGDGRDRPIVYTLAIQGPSVADDCEKMSNMGTFNSSHLHHSANSLNLNIEKGDDEEVALAMRGGPPGGLLSLSPRSEDLPPSFVHAPALRRSKSQSRPPQMVKFSEDTVDNGYNDGFDVNIRKHPMSEKPQRRVYCPDEMGRERSRPSSHHGRSRQHHHRQGRHHRSRKTRSDNNLHMVPLEKAQRPYEPQQQGLVNPPCGAMLLQHPAHRLPLAYSQTRSDYLLQGSAQGDPRVEHFMGLYRDEDDFCSTCSSSSSDSEEEGYFLGQPIPKPRVAGRYYAEDYPTRVTALSPQSLGSQTGRRKSHRSKNCIIS